One Onthophagus taurus isolate NC chromosome 11, IU_Otau_3.0, whole genome shotgun sequence genomic window carries:
- the LOC111417459 gene encoding protein decapentaplegic-like: MHYPIYYWLLLVAFFVELTRSSASQSTPPSSKEVLAEVETGLMSLFGFKKRPSNVDRSKVIIPPALLELYQKHMSGHRDTVAIAKPGLNTRNANTVRSFTHIESADDAKFPGHHKFRYKFDIKSIPKNEKLKAAEIVVHRDIIDRTPESDEIYQRIIVTDIIRPGIRGKSDPITRIIDSKLVDVTQNSSISLDVFPVIQRWKDFPKSNYGLVISVYRVGGIKEKSKKKLLKHVRLRRDVGESDENWSIKEPVLFTYTDDGKYGDVTGEEILEKRVKRAARKGKRRKEQEPCKRYPMFVDFKEVGWESWIVAPPGYDAYYCHGECNYPLAEHMNTTNHAIIQTIVNSVNPSSVPKACCVPTALNSISMLYLDDDDKKVVLKNYKEMTVVGCGCR, encoded by the exons ATGCATTATCCGATATACTACTGGCTATTATTGGTGGCGTTTTTCGTGGAATTAACGCGGAGCTCCGCGTCCCAATCGACACCACCTTCATCAAAAGAAGTTTTAGCCGAAGTCGAAACGGGTTTAATGTCActttttggatttaaaaagAGACCTAGCAACGTGGACAGATCAAAAGTGATAATACCTCCCGCCCTTTTGGAATTATATCAAAAACACATGTCTGGGCATAGAGATACGGTGGCGATTGCAAAACCTGGTCTTAATACAAGAAATGCTAACACCGTGCGCAGTTTTACGCATATAG AGAGCGCGGACGACGCCAAGTTTCCAGGCCACCATAAGTTTCGGTACAAATTCGACATCAAATCGATACCGAAAAACGAAAAACTGAAAGCAGCCGAAATCGTGGTTCATCGAGACATCATCGATCGCACCCCGGAATCCGACGAAATCTACCAAAGGATTATTGTTACGGATATTATTAGACCCGGAATACGTGGGAAAAGCGACCCCATAACCAGGATTATCGATAGTAAATTGGTGGATGTTACACAAAATTCATCGATTAGTTTAGATGTGTTCCCCGTTATTCAACGATGGAAGGATTTTCCAAAAAGTAATTATGGTTTAGTTATTTCCGTTTATAGAGTTGGTGGTATCaaagaaaaatcgaaaaagaaattattaaaacacgTACGATTAAGACGAGATGTTGGGGAGAGTGATGAAAATTGGTCAATAAAAGAGCCAGTTTTATTTACGTACACCGATGATGGTAAATACGGTGATGTAACAGGCGAAGAAATCTTAGAGAAAAGGGTAAAAAGAGCTGCTAGAAAAGGAAAACGTAGAAAGGAACAAGAACCGTGTAAGAGATACCCGAtgtttgttgattttaaagaGGTCGGTTGGGAATCTTGGATTGTTGCACCACCTGGATATGATGCTTATTATTGTCATGGAGAGTGTAATTACCCATTAGCGGAACATATGAATACCACCAACCATGCCATCATTCAAACGATAGTTAATTCTGTTAATCCTTCGAGTGTACCAAAAGCATGTTGTGTACCAACGGCGCTTAATAGTATATCAATGTTGTATTTGGACGACGACGAtaaaaaagtagttttgaaaaattacaaagaaatgACAGTGGTAGGTTGTGGTTGTCGGTAG